One window of Thermoanaerobacter uzonensis DSM 18761 genomic DNA carries:
- a CDS encoding ECF transporter S component, with amino-acid sequence MEQNNVKKIVYGAFMMALVTIGTMVIQIPTPATKGYINVGDSFIFLTSTLFGPTMGFVTGGIGSALADLLSGYAYWAPWTFIIKGIEGLIVGLMYKKYINEYLRVVSLVIGALWMVLGYYIAGGIMYGFKTSLVDVPSNLVQGFASIIIGYILIRLISRLELFNKV; translated from the coding sequence ATGGAACAAAATAACGTTAAAAAAATAGTATATGGGGCTTTTATGATGGCATTGGTTACTATTGGTACTATGGTGATTCAGATACCAACTCCGGCTACAAAAGGCTATATAAACGTAGGTGATTCTTTTATATTCTTGACTTCTACTTTATTTGGTCCTACAATGGGATTTGTAACTGGAGGAATTGGTTCAGCTTTAGCGGACTTATTGTCAGGCTATGCATATTGGGCACCGTGGACTTTTATAATTAAAGGGATAGAAGGGTTGATTGTTGGACTTATGTATAAAAAATATATTAATGAATATTTAAGGGTTGTTTCTCTTGTCATAGGAGCCTTATGGATGGTGTTAGGATACTATATCGCAGGAGGAATTATGTACGGTTTTAAAACTTCATTAGTTGATGTACCAAGTAATTTAGTGCAGGGTTTTGCAAGTATAATAATAGGGTATATTTTGATACGCTTGATATCTCGATTGGAACTATTTAACAAAGTGTAG